One genomic segment of Bos javanicus breed banteng chromosome 23, ARS-OSU_banteng_1.0, whole genome shotgun sequence includes these proteins:
- the CUL7 gene encoding cullin-7 isoform X2, producing MVGELRYREFRVPLGPGLHAYPDELIRQRVGHDGHPEYQIRWLILRRGDDGEGGSNHVDCKAEHILLWMSNDEIYANCHKMLGEDGQVIGPSQETAGEAGALDKSVLGEMETDVKSLIQRALRQLEECVGTIPPAPLLHTVHVLSAYASIEPLTGVFKDPRVLDLLMHMLSSPDYQIRWSAGRMIQALASHDAGTRTQILFSLSQQEAIEKHLDFDSRCALLALFAQATLSEHPMSFEGIQLPQVPGRLLFSLVKRYLHVTFLLDQLNETAAEPGAPNSTPEELSGERGRLELEFSMAMGTLISELVQAMRWDQVWSRQGPSGQPSGSIFQPQLVDEGPGLPPAQALPSRRRSRRFRPRSEFASGNTYALYVRDALQPGMRVRMLDDYEEISAGDEGEFRQSNNGVPPVQVLWESTGRTYWVHWHMLEILGFEEDIENMVEAADEYQGAAVSAAVGTALPSWRWKPMTELYAVPYVWPEDEDTEESEHLTQAEWWELLFFIKKLDGPDHQEVLQILQENLDGEVLDDEILAELAVPTELAQDLLLALPQRLDDSALRDLLNCRVYRKYGPEALAGQLAHPSLLEAWAQPQESADAARVEAKEAPTQGSNTPLQRLAEGFGPAGKIFLDLEEAFRSEGPQQGEAKPLLLQLQRQPQPFLVLMRSLDTPAANKPLHLAVLRILMQLVDFPEALLLPWHEAMDACMACLRSPNTDREVLQELILFLHRLASVSRDYAVVLNQLGARDAISKALEKHLGKLELAQELRDMVFKCEKHAHLYRKLTTNILGGCIQMVLGQIEDHRRTHRPINIPFFDVFLRYLCQGSSMEVKEDKCWEKVEVSSNPHRASKLTDRNPKTYWESNGSAGSHRITLHMQQGILIRQLALLVASEDLSYMPARVVVFGGDSATSLNTELNSVNVMPSASRVVLLENLSRVWPVIQIRIKRCQQGGIDTRIRGLEVLGPKPTFWPVFREQLCRHTRLFYMVRAQAWSQDIAEDRRGLLHLSSRLNGALRHEQNFASRFLPDEEAAQALGKTCWEALVSPLVQNITCPDEEGVSPLGWLLDQYLECREAAHNPQSRAAAFSSRVRRLTHLLVHVEPCEAPPSVAATPRPKGRNRSHDWSSLATRGLPSSIMRNLTRCWRAVVEEQVHSFLTSRWRDDDFVPRYCEHFSNLQKASSELFGPRAAFLLALQNGCAGALLKLPFLRAAHVSEQFARHIDQRIQGSRIGGARGMEMLAQLQRCLETVLIFSGLEIATTFEHYYQHYMADRLLGVGSSWLEGAVLEQIGPCFPTRLPQQMLRSLSTSEELQRQFHVYQLQRLDQELLKLEDTEKKIQVSRDASTSGRGHERGTGEEAELEAGAVAAAAAAGVAGEEEEEEDESEDLYYEGAMPEVSVLVLSPRCWPTASICHTLNPRTCLPAYLRGTLNRYSNFYNKRQTYPALERAPQRRLQWTWLGRAELQFGDQTLHVSTVQMWLLLHFNELKAVSVESLLALSGLPPDVLNQAVGPLTSSRGPLDLDETKDTPAGLLKIRDSSEEPRPRRGNVWLIPAQTYLKAEDEEGRNLEKRRNLLNCLIVRILKAHGDEGLHIDQLVNLVLDGTDLPCGYLFSPVSPSRPC from the exons ATGGTGGGGGAACTCCGTTACAGGGAATTCAGGGTGCCCCTGGGGCCCGGCTTGCATGCTTATCCAGACGAGCTGATCCGCCAGCGAGTGGGCCATGATGGGCATCCTGAGTACCAGATCCGCTGGCTCATCCTCCGGCGTGGGGATGACGGGGAAGGGGGCTCCAACCACGTGGACTGCAAGGCTGAGCACATCCTGCTATGGATGTCCAATGACGAAATCTATGCCAACTGCCACAAGATGCTGGGCGAGGACGGCCAGGTCATTGGGCCCTCCCAGGAGACAGCAGGAGAGGCTGGAGCGCTGGACAAATCCGTGCTGGGGGAGATGGAAACCGACGTGAAGTCTCTGATTCAGAGGGCGCTTCGGCAGCTGGAGGAATGTGTGGGCACCATTCCTCCCGCTCCTCTGCTCCACACTGTCCACGTGCTCAGCGCCTACGCCAGCATTGAGCCCCTCACCGGGGTCTTCAAAGACCCAAGGGTCCTGGACTTGCTCATGCACATGCTTAGCAGTCCCGATTATCAGATTCGCTGGAGCGCAGGCCGGATGATTCAAGCCCTGGCCTCCCATGATGCTG GGACCCGGACCCAGATCCTTTTCTCACTAAGCCAGCAAGAGGCCATTGAGAAACACCTGGATTTTGACAGCCGCTGTGCTCTGCTGGCACTGTTTGCACAGGCCACGCTCTCTGAACACCCGATGTCTTTTGAGGGCATTCAGCTGCCACAG GTCCCAGGAAGGCTGCTCTTCTCCCTGGTGAAGCGCTATTTGCATGTCACCTTCCTCCTGGATCAGTTGAATGAGACTGCTGCGGAACCAGGAGCCCCGAACTCCACTCCTGAGGAGCTGAGTGGGGAGAGGGGTCGCCTGGAGCTGGAGTTCAGCATGGCCATGGGCACGCTGATCTCAGAGCTGGTGCAGGCCATGCGCTGGGACCAGGTCTGGAGCAGACAGGGGCCCTCGGGACAGCCCTCCGGTTCCATCTTCCAGCCCCAGCTGGTGGATGAGGGCCCAGGGCTCCCACCTGCCCAGGCCTTGCCTTCCCGCAGGAGGTCAAGGAGGTTTCGACCTCGCTCTGAGTTCGCAAGTGGTAATACCTATGCCTTGTATGTGCGGGATGCGCTGCAGCCGGGCATGCGAGTGCGGATGCTGGATGACTACGAGGAGATCAGCGCGGGCGACGAGGGCGAGTTCCGGCAGAGCAACAATGGCGTGCCCCCTGTGCAG GTGCTGTGGGAGTCAACAGGCCGCACCTATTGGGTGCACTGGCACATGCTGGAGATTCTGGGCTTTGAGGAAGACATTGAGAACATGGTTGAGGCTGCTGATGAGTACCAGGGGGCAGCGGTCAGTGCAGCCGTGGGCACAG CCCTGCCATCCTGGCGCTGGAAGCCCATGACCGAGCTCTATGCTGTGCCCTACGTGTGGCCTGAGGACGAGGACACTGAGGAGAGTGAACACCTGACTCAGGCCGAGTGGTGGGAGCTCCTCTTCTTCATCAAGAAGCTGGACGGCCCTGACCATCAGGAGGTTCTCCAGATCCTTCAGGAGAACCTGGACGGGGAG GTTCTGGATGATGAGATCCTGGCTGAACTGGCCGTGCCCACGGAGTTGGCCCAAGACCTGCTGCTGGCTCTGCCACAGCGACTCGACGACAGCGCCCTCAGGGACCTGCTCAACTGCCGCGTCTACAGGAAGTATGGGCCCGAGGCCCTGGCAGGGCAGCTGGCCCATCCGTCCCTGCTGGAAGCCTGGGCCCAGCCTCAGGAATCAGCTGACGCGGCCAGAGTGGAAG CAAAAGAAGCCCCAACTCAGGGCTCCAACACGCCACTGCAGCGTCTGGCAGAGGGTTTCGGTCCGGCTGGGAAAATCTTCCTGGATCTGGAGGAAGCGTTCCGCTCAGAGGGGCCCCAGCAGGGAGAGGCCAAGCCCCTCCTCCTGCAGCTGCAGCGGCAGCCCCAGCCCTTCCTCGTGCTCATGCGGAGCCTCGACACTCCTGCCGCCAACAAGCCCCTGCACCTGGCTGTTCTGAG AATCCTGATGCAGCTGGTGGATTTCCCTGAGGCACTGCTGCTCCCCTGGCATGAAGCCATGGACGCCTGCATGGCCTGCCTGCGGTCCCCAAACACTGACCGAGAG GTGCTCCAGGAGCTGATCCTCTTCCTGCACCGCCTGGCCTCCGTGAGCAGGGACTATGCTGTGGTGCTCAATCAGCTGGGAGCCCGGGATGCCATCTCCAAGGCCCTGGAGAAGCACCTGGGAAAGCTGGAGCTGGCTCAGGAACTGCGGGACATGGTGTTCAAGTGCGAGAAGCATGCCCACCTCTACCGGAAGCTCACCACCAACATCCTGGGAGGCTGTATCCAG ATGGTGCTGGGCCAGATCGAAGACCACAGACGAACCCACCGACCCATCAACATCCCCTTCTTCGATGTGTTCCTCAGATACCTGTGCCAGG GCTCCAGCATGGAGGTGAAGGAGGACAAGTGCTGGGAGAAGGTGGAGGTGTCGTCCAACCCGCACCGGGCCAGCAAGCTGACGGACCGCAACCCCAAGACCTACTGGGAGTCCAACGGCAGCGCCGGCTCCCACCGCATCACCCTGCACATGCAGCAGGGCATCCTTATCAG GCAGCTGGCTCTGCTGGTGGCTAGCGAGGACTTGAGCTACATGCCCGCCAGGGTGGTGGTGTTCGGGGGCGACAGCGCCACCTCCCTTAACACGGAACTCAACTCG gtgAATGTGATGCCCTCCGCCAGCCGAGTGGTCCTCCTGGAGAACCTGAGCCGCGTCTGGCCCGTCATCCAGATCCGCATAAAGCGCTGCCAGCAG GGCGGCATTGACACGCGCATTCGGGGCTTGGAGGTCCTGGGCCCTAAGCCCACCTTCTGGCCGGTGTTCCGGGAGCAGCTGTGCCGCCACACGCGCCTCTTCTACATGGTCCGGGCACAGGCTTGGAGCCAGGACATCGCAGAGGACCGCAGAGGGCTCCTGCACCTGAGCTCCAG ACTCAACGGGGCCCTACGCCACGAGCAGAACTTTGCCAGTCGCTTCCTCCCTGACGAAGAGGCCGCCCAGGCACTGGGCAAGACCTGCTGGGAGGCCCTGGTCAGCCCCCTGGTGCAGAACATCACCTGCCCTG ATGAAGAAGGCGTCAGCCCACTGGGCTGGCTGTTGGACCAGTACCTGGAGTGTCGGGAGGCTGCCCACAACCCGCAGAGCCGCGCGGCAGCATTCTCCTCCCGGGTGCGCCGCCTCACCCACCTGCTGGTGCACGTGGAGCCCTGCGAAGCGCCCCCCTCGGTGGCGGCCACGCCTCGGCCCA AGGGCAGAAACAGAAGCCACGACTGGAGCTCCCTGGCCACCCGGGGGCTTCCCAGCAGCATCATGAGAAACCTGACGCGCTGCTGGCGGGCGGTGGTGGAGGAGCAG GTGCACAGCTTTCTGACCTCACGCTGGCGGGATGATGACTTTGTGCCCCGCTACTGCGAACACTTCAGTAATCTGCAGAAGGCGAGCTCCGAGCTGTTTGGGCCACGGGCAGCCTTTTTGCTGGCGCTGCAGAATGGCTGTGCTGGTGCCCTGCTGAAGCTGCCTTTCCTCAGAGCTGCCCAC GTGAGTGAGCAGTTTGCCCGACACATCGACCAGCGGATCCAGGGCAGCCGGATTGGTGGGGCCCGGGGAATGGAGATGCTGGCCCAACTGCAGCGATGCCTGGAAACCGTCCTCATCTTCTCTGGCCTGGAGATAGCCACCACTTTCGAGCATTACTACCA GCACTACATGGCGGACCGTCTCCTGGGCGTGGGCTCGAGCTGGCTGGAGGGGGCCGTGCTGGAGCAGATCGGCCCCTGCTTCCCCACCCGCCTCCCCCAGCAGATGTTGCGGAGCCTGAGCACCTCGGAGGAGCTGCAGCGCCAGTTCCACGTATACCAGCTCCAGCGGCTGGATCAGGAGCTCCTGAAGCTGGAGGACACAGAGAAGAAGATACAG GTGAGCCGTGACGCCAGCACCAGTGGCAGGGGCCATGAGAGAGGGACCGGGGAGGAAGCTGAGCTGGAAGCTGGGGCcgtggcggcggcagcagcagccggcgtggcgggggaggaggaggaggaggaggacgagaGCGAGGACCTCTACTATGAAGGGGCGATGCCAGAAGTGTCTGTGCTCGTCCTGTCGCCACGCTGCTGGCCCACCGCCTCCATCTGCCACACACTCAACcccagaacctgcctgcctgcctacctGAGGGGCACCTTGAACCGATACTCCAACTTCTACAACAAGC GTCAGACCTACCCTGCCCTGGAGCGGGCCCCGCAAAGGCGACTGCAGTGGACGTGGCTGGGCCGGGCAGAGCTGCAGTTCGGGGACCAGACGCTGCATGTGTCCACCGTGCAGATGTGGCTGCTACTGCATTTCAACGAGCTGAAG GCGGTCTCTGTGGAGAGTCTGCTGGCACTCTCGGGGCTCCCTCCAGATGTGCTGAATCAGGCAGTTGGGCCTCTGACTTCCTCAAGGGGCCCCCTGGACCTTGATGAGACAAAGGACACCCCAGCAG GATTGCTCAAGATTCGAGACAGCAGTGAGGAACCCAGGCCTCGGAGGGGCAACGTGTGGCTCATCCCAGCTCAGACATACCTGAAAGCTGAGGACGAAGAGGGCCGGAACTTGGAGAAGAGACGGAACCTTCTCAACTGCCTCATCGTCCGAATCCTCAAAGCCCATGGGGACGAGGGGCTGCACATCGACCAGCTTGT
- the CUL7 gene encoding cullin-7 isoform X1, translated as MVGELRYREFRVPLGPGLHAYPDELIRQRVGHDGHPEYQIRWLILRRGDDGEGGSNHVDCKAEHILLWMSNDEIYANCHKMLGEDGQVIGPSQETAGEAGALDKSVLGEMETDVKSLIQRALRQLEECVGTIPPAPLLHTVHVLSAYASIEPLTGVFKDPRVLDLLMHMLSSPDYQIRWSAGRMIQALASHDAGTRTQILFSLSQQEAIEKHLDFDSRCALLALFAQATLSEHPMSFEGIQLPQVPGRLLFSLVKRYLHVTFLLDQLNETAAEPGAPNSTPEELSGERGRLELEFSMAMGTLISELVQAMRWDQVWSRQGPSGQPSGSIFQPQLVDEGPGLPPAQALPSRRRSRRFRPRSEFASGNTYALYVRDALQPGMRVRMLDDYEEISAGDEGEFRQSNNGVPPVQVLWESTGRTYWVHWHMLEILGFEEDIENMVEAADEYQGAAVSAAVGTALPSWRWKPMTELYAVPYVWPEDEDTEESEHLTQAEWWELLFFIKKLDGPDHQEVLQILQENLDGEVLDDEILAELAVPTELAQDLLLALPQRLDDSALRDLLNCRVYRKYGPEALAGQLAHPSLLEAWAQPQESADAARVEAKEAPTQGSNTPLQRLAEGFGPAGKIFLDLEEAFRSEGPQQGEAKPLLLQLQRQPQPFLVLMRSLDTPAANKPLHLAVLRILMQLVDFPEALLLPWHEAMDACMACLRSPNTDREVLQELILFLHRLASVSRDYAVVLNQLGARDAISKALEKHLGKLELAQELRDMVFKCEKHAHLYRKLTTNILGGCIQMVLGQIEDHRRTHRPINIPFFDVFLRYLCQGSSMEVKEDKCWEKVEVSSNPHRASKLTDRNPKTYWESNGSAGSHRITLHMQQGILIRQLALLVASEDLSYMPARVVVFGGDSATSLNTELNSVNVMPSASRVVLLENLSRVWPVIQIRIKRCQQGGIDTRIRGLEVLGPKPTFWPVFREQLCRHTRLFYMVRAQAWSQDIAEDRRGLLHLSSRLNGALRHEQNFASRFLPDEEAAQALGKTCWEALVSPLVQNITCPDEEGVSPLGWLLDQYLECREAAHNPQSRAAAFSSRVRRLTHLLVHVEPCEAPPSVAATPRPKGRNRSHDWSSLATRGLPSSIMRNLTRCWRAVVEEQVHSFLTSRWRDDDFVPRYCEHFSNLQKASSELFGPRAAFLLALQNGCAGALLKLPFLRAAHVSEQFARHIDQRIQGSRIGGARGMEMLAQLQRCLETVLIFSGLEIATTFEHYYQHYMADRLLGVGSSWLEGAVLEQIGPCFPTRLPQQMLRSLSTSEELQRQFHVYQLQRLDQELLKLEDTEKKIQVSRDASTSGRGHERGTGEEAELEAGAVAAAAAAGVAGEEEEEEDESEDLYYEGAMPEVSVLVLSPRCWPTASICHTLNPRTCLPAYLRGTLNRYSNFYNKRQTYPALERAPQRRLQWTWLGRAELQFGDQTLHVSTVQMWLLLHFNELKAVSVESLLALSGLPPDVLNQAVGPLTSSRGPLDLDETKDTPAGLLKIRDSSEEPRPRRGNVWLIPAQTYLKAEDEEGRNLEKRRNLLNCLIVRILKAHGDEGLHIDQLVCLVLEAWQKGPCPPRGLVSSLGRGSTCGSADVLSCILHLLGKGTVRRQDDRPQMLSYAVPMTVMEPHTESLNPGSLGPNPPLTFHTLQIRSRGVPYASCTSTQSFSTFR; from the exons ATGGTGGGGGAACTCCGTTACAGGGAATTCAGGGTGCCCCTGGGGCCCGGCTTGCATGCTTATCCAGACGAGCTGATCCGCCAGCGAGTGGGCCATGATGGGCATCCTGAGTACCAGATCCGCTGGCTCATCCTCCGGCGTGGGGATGACGGGGAAGGGGGCTCCAACCACGTGGACTGCAAGGCTGAGCACATCCTGCTATGGATGTCCAATGACGAAATCTATGCCAACTGCCACAAGATGCTGGGCGAGGACGGCCAGGTCATTGGGCCCTCCCAGGAGACAGCAGGAGAGGCTGGAGCGCTGGACAAATCCGTGCTGGGGGAGATGGAAACCGACGTGAAGTCTCTGATTCAGAGGGCGCTTCGGCAGCTGGAGGAATGTGTGGGCACCATTCCTCCCGCTCCTCTGCTCCACACTGTCCACGTGCTCAGCGCCTACGCCAGCATTGAGCCCCTCACCGGGGTCTTCAAAGACCCAAGGGTCCTGGACTTGCTCATGCACATGCTTAGCAGTCCCGATTATCAGATTCGCTGGAGCGCAGGCCGGATGATTCAAGCCCTGGCCTCCCATGATGCTG GGACCCGGACCCAGATCCTTTTCTCACTAAGCCAGCAAGAGGCCATTGAGAAACACCTGGATTTTGACAGCCGCTGTGCTCTGCTGGCACTGTTTGCACAGGCCACGCTCTCTGAACACCCGATGTCTTTTGAGGGCATTCAGCTGCCACAG GTCCCAGGAAGGCTGCTCTTCTCCCTGGTGAAGCGCTATTTGCATGTCACCTTCCTCCTGGATCAGTTGAATGAGACTGCTGCGGAACCAGGAGCCCCGAACTCCACTCCTGAGGAGCTGAGTGGGGAGAGGGGTCGCCTGGAGCTGGAGTTCAGCATGGCCATGGGCACGCTGATCTCAGAGCTGGTGCAGGCCATGCGCTGGGACCAGGTCTGGAGCAGACAGGGGCCCTCGGGACAGCCCTCCGGTTCCATCTTCCAGCCCCAGCTGGTGGATGAGGGCCCAGGGCTCCCACCTGCCCAGGCCTTGCCTTCCCGCAGGAGGTCAAGGAGGTTTCGACCTCGCTCTGAGTTCGCAAGTGGTAATACCTATGCCTTGTATGTGCGGGATGCGCTGCAGCCGGGCATGCGAGTGCGGATGCTGGATGACTACGAGGAGATCAGCGCGGGCGACGAGGGCGAGTTCCGGCAGAGCAACAATGGCGTGCCCCCTGTGCAG GTGCTGTGGGAGTCAACAGGCCGCACCTATTGGGTGCACTGGCACATGCTGGAGATTCTGGGCTTTGAGGAAGACATTGAGAACATGGTTGAGGCTGCTGATGAGTACCAGGGGGCAGCGGTCAGTGCAGCCGTGGGCACAG CCCTGCCATCCTGGCGCTGGAAGCCCATGACCGAGCTCTATGCTGTGCCCTACGTGTGGCCTGAGGACGAGGACACTGAGGAGAGTGAACACCTGACTCAGGCCGAGTGGTGGGAGCTCCTCTTCTTCATCAAGAAGCTGGACGGCCCTGACCATCAGGAGGTTCTCCAGATCCTTCAGGAGAACCTGGACGGGGAG GTTCTGGATGATGAGATCCTGGCTGAACTGGCCGTGCCCACGGAGTTGGCCCAAGACCTGCTGCTGGCTCTGCCACAGCGACTCGACGACAGCGCCCTCAGGGACCTGCTCAACTGCCGCGTCTACAGGAAGTATGGGCCCGAGGCCCTGGCAGGGCAGCTGGCCCATCCGTCCCTGCTGGAAGCCTGGGCCCAGCCTCAGGAATCAGCTGACGCGGCCAGAGTGGAAG CAAAAGAAGCCCCAACTCAGGGCTCCAACACGCCACTGCAGCGTCTGGCAGAGGGTTTCGGTCCGGCTGGGAAAATCTTCCTGGATCTGGAGGAAGCGTTCCGCTCAGAGGGGCCCCAGCAGGGAGAGGCCAAGCCCCTCCTCCTGCAGCTGCAGCGGCAGCCCCAGCCCTTCCTCGTGCTCATGCGGAGCCTCGACACTCCTGCCGCCAACAAGCCCCTGCACCTGGCTGTTCTGAG AATCCTGATGCAGCTGGTGGATTTCCCTGAGGCACTGCTGCTCCCCTGGCATGAAGCCATGGACGCCTGCATGGCCTGCCTGCGGTCCCCAAACACTGACCGAGAG GTGCTCCAGGAGCTGATCCTCTTCCTGCACCGCCTGGCCTCCGTGAGCAGGGACTATGCTGTGGTGCTCAATCAGCTGGGAGCCCGGGATGCCATCTCCAAGGCCCTGGAGAAGCACCTGGGAAAGCTGGAGCTGGCTCAGGAACTGCGGGACATGGTGTTCAAGTGCGAGAAGCATGCCCACCTCTACCGGAAGCTCACCACCAACATCCTGGGAGGCTGTATCCAG ATGGTGCTGGGCCAGATCGAAGACCACAGACGAACCCACCGACCCATCAACATCCCCTTCTTCGATGTGTTCCTCAGATACCTGTGCCAGG GCTCCAGCATGGAGGTGAAGGAGGACAAGTGCTGGGAGAAGGTGGAGGTGTCGTCCAACCCGCACCGGGCCAGCAAGCTGACGGACCGCAACCCCAAGACCTACTGGGAGTCCAACGGCAGCGCCGGCTCCCACCGCATCACCCTGCACATGCAGCAGGGCATCCTTATCAG GCAGCTGGCTCTGCTGGTGGCTAGCGAGGACTTGAGCTACATGCCCGCCAGGGTGGTGGTGTTCGGGGGCGACAGCGCCACCTCCCTTAACACGGAACTCAACTCG gtgAATGTGATGCCCTCCGCCAGCCGAGTGGTCCTCCTGGAGAACCTGAGCCGCGTCTGGCCCGTCATCCAGATCCGCATAAAGCGCTGCCAGCAG GGCGGCATTGACACGCGCATTCGGGGCTTGGAGGTCCTGGGCCCTAAGCCCACCTTCTGGCCGGTGTTCCGGGAGCAGCTGTGCCGCCACACGCGCCTCTTCTACATGGTCCGGGCACAGGCTTGGAGCCAGGACATCGCAGAGGACCGCAGAGGGCTCCTGCACCTGAGCTCCAG ACTCAACGGGGCCCTACGCCACGAGCAGAACTTTGCCAGTCGCTTCCTCCCTGACGAAGAGGCCGCCCAGGCACTGGGCAAGACCTGCTGGGAGGCCCTGGTCAGCCCCCTGGTGCAGAACATCACCTGCCCTG ATGAAGAAGGCGTCAGCCCACTGGGCTGGCTGTTGGACCAGTACCTGGAGTGTCGGGAGGCTGCCCACAACCCGCAGAGCCGCGCGGCAGCATTCTCCTCCCGGGTGCGCCGCCTCACCCACCTGCTGGTGCACGTGGAGCCCTGCGAAGCGCCCCCCTCGGTGGCGGCCACGCCTCGGCCCA AGGGCAGAAACAGAAGCCACGACTGGAGCTCCCTGGCCACCCGGGGGCTTCCCAGCAGCATCATGAGAAACCTGACGCGCTGCTGGCGGGCGGTGGTGGAGGAGCAG GTGCACAGCTTTCTGACCTCACGCTGGCGGGATGATGACTTTGTGCCCCGCTACTGCGAACACTTCAGTAATCTGCAGAAGGCGAGCTCCGAGCTGTTTGGGCCACGGGCAGCCTTTTTGCTGGCGCTGCAGAATGGCTGTGCTGGTGCCCTGCTGAAGCTGCCTTTCCTCAGAGCTGCCCAC GTGAGTGAGCAGTTTGCCCGACACATCGACCAGCGGATCCAGGGCAGCCGGATTGGTGGGGCCCGGGGAATGGAGATGCTGGCCCAACTGCAGCGATGCCTGGAAACCGTCCTCATCTTCTCTGGCCTGGAGATAGCCACCACTTTCGAGCATTACTACCA GCACTACATGGCGGACCGTCTCCTGGGCGTGGGCTCGAGCTGGCTGGAGGGGGCCGTGCTGGAGCAGATCGGCCCCTGCTTCCCCACCCGCCTCCCCCAGCAGATGTTGCGGAGCCTGAGCACCTCGGAGGAGCTGCAGCGCCAGTTCCACGTATACCAGCTCCAGCGGCTGGATCAGGAGCTCCTGAAGCTGGAGGACACAGAGAAGAAGATACAG GTGAGCCGTGACGCCAGCACCAGTGGCAGGGGCCATGAGAGAGGGACCGGGGAGGAAGCTGAGCTGGAAGCTGGGGCcgtggcggcggcagcagcagccggcgtggcgggggaggaggaggaggaggaggacgagaGCGAGGACCTCTACTATGAAGGGGCGATGCCAGAAGTGTCTGTGCTCGTCCTGTCGCCACGCTGCTGGCCCACCGCCTCCATCTGCCACACACTCAACcccagaacctgcctgcctgcctacctGAGGGGCACCTTGAACCGATACTCCAACTTCTACAACAAGC GTCAGACCTACCCTGCCCTGGAGCGGGCCCCGCAAAGGCGACTGCAGTGGACGTGGCTGGGCCGGGCAGAGCTGCAGTTCGGGGACCAGACGCTGCATGTGTCCACCGTGCAGATGTGGCTGCTACTGCATTTCAACGAGCTGAAG GCGGTCTCTGTGGAGAGTCTGCTGGCACTCTCGGGGCTCCCTCCAGATGTGCTGAATCAGGCAGTTGGGCCTCTGACTTCCTCAAGGGGCCCCCTGGACCTTGATGAGACAAAGGACACCCCAGCAG GATTGCTCAAGATTCGAGACAGCAGTGAGGAACCCAGGCCTCGGAGGGGCAACGTGTGGCTCATCCCAGCTCAGACATACCTGAAAGCTGAGGACGAAGAGGGCCGGAACTTGGAGAAGAGACGGAACCTTCTCAACTGCCTCATCGTCCGAATCCTCAAAGCCCATGGGGACGAGGGGCTGCACATCGACCAGCTTGTCTGCCTG GTGCTGGAGGCTTGGCAGAAGGGCCCGTGTCCCCCCAGGGGCCTGGTCAGCAGCCTTGGCAGGGGGTCCACCTGCGGCAGTGCTGACGTTCTCTCCTGCATCCTGCACCTGCTGGGCAAGGGCACGGTGAGACGCCAGGACGACCGGCCCCAGATGCTGTCTTATGCGGTTCCCATGACTGTCATGGAGCCTCACACTGAGTCCCTGAACCCAGGCTCCTTGGGCCCCAACCCACCGCTCACCTTCCACACCCTGCAGATCCGCTCCCGGGGCGTGCCCTACGCCTCCTGCACAAGCACCCAGAGCTTCTCTACCTTCCGGTAG